The Streptomyces sp. NBC_01268 genome segment GACGATGCCGGGCCCGCCCTCGCCGCCGCTGCCATCGTCGCCGTCATCACCCAGGCGTACGCCCCAGCCGAGAACCAGGACGCAGAACAGGCCCTGCGGACCGGCTTCGTCTTCCTCGAAGCCGGCATCGCATCTCTCGCCCAACCATCGAAACCCTGAGGGGTCGTCGCCCGGAAGCGGCCGGACGTGCCCAGGTCAGGCGCCCCTTTCTGTGGTGCCTGGCGAAGAATGCGTCCGCGCGTCCGAAGCGTCGGTGAGTTCGAGTGCCGCCCGCCATGTCGCACCGCCGGCATGCCGTTGGGTGCCGTGCCGTGCTGAGCAGGAAGGGCGGCGACGATGGCCATACCGGATGGACAGGAGGCGCCGGAACGGGGGGGCGGTGCGGGATGGGGCCGACGTGGTCGTCCCGACCACTCGTCAGGCGAGGACGTTGACGGCACGGGCGACCACGAGCCCGAGAATGAGCAGGGAGACCAGGGACTGAACGCCCATGGTGATCTTGGCCCAGGGTGCCAGGGGCATGACGTCGGTGGGGCTGAAGGCGGTGGCGTTGGTGAGTGCGAGGTAGAGGTAGTCGATGTAGCGGGGCCGCCAGTCGGCGCTGCTCAGCCGGGGATCGAGCTGTTGGGGGAAGGCGAGCGCGGGGGTGGAGGGCATGCGGTGGGCGCGGGAGGCGGGCCCACCGCTGTCGAGCTCGAAGAACAACAGGGAGAAGGCGAGGACGGTGCAGGCCCACACCGTGCCGCCGGTCTGCAGCAGGCTGGTGGCGGAGCTGGTCTCCTTCCCGGCATGGAGGATGTCGTCGACCAGTTGCACGGTCGACCAGACGGCACTGAGGGCCAGAACTCCCACCAGGGCGATCGACATGCTCCGCAAGGCGGCCGTGCGCCGGTCGATCCGGCCCGGGTCGCCGGCGATGAGCGCCAACAGGAGCAGTCCCTCGATGGCAGGGAGAACCCAGCGAGGTGCCAGACGGAGGTCGTCGGGGAGGAAGACGGTCAGCACCATGGCGGTGACGACGGCCGCCGCCATCGGCCATCGCGGCTCGCCCAAGGACTCGTCCGGTCTCGGTCTCTCGGTCGTCTCTGGGGTGCGTCCGGTCACGGTGGCGGCCCTAACGGTCGAATGTGGAGTGATGGCGCTGTCCTGCCCTCGGAAGGTATAGCCGCCGGGCGGGCGGGCGTCGGATCCCACGCGTGGTGCGCGACAGCGCCGGACCCGACCGTGAGATGCGCAAGGAGGCAAAGGACGGTACGACCCGCGGTCCAAGCGCCCGTGGGACGACGAGGGACGACACCTCCATGGCACAGGCCCACCAGCCCACCGGCACCGACTCCGGGGCCCGTTCGCCGGGCTTGGCGTCGGGTGCGCCGACGCAGGGGGTGTCCAGGTACGCGGGGTCCGGAACCGCCGGACAGAACGCCGGGAGCAGGCCGAAGGTGACGTCCGGTTCGGGGTGGGGCCCTTCCCACGTGTGCCGGGTGGCGGCTGACCAGACGCCCACGCGGGATCGACGCCCGGTCCTGGGCCCGAGGGCTGCTCCAAGGCCCGGGGAGTCGAACGGACCCGAGCTTCTTCGGCGAGTACGACACGAGAAGGTTCTTGGCCTGCTGGCGGTACGGCATCGGCAGGTGTCTGATCAGCGGAAGCGATGGCCACCGGGCATGAAGTCAGCCAGGTGGTCCGGGAATGGTCCGGCGTCCGGTCACGGCAGGGTGATTCCCGCCGATGCCCTGGTGGTCGGCCTGCTCCGCGACGGCTCGGCGGGCGGAGTCGGTGAATTCGCGCTCGATCGCCTCCTGTAGGAGGAGCAACTGCGCGCGTACGGCGGGGTGCTGAGATGGCGGCAGGGCGTCGAGCAGGCCGTCGAGCATGGCCCGGAGCCTCCGGCAGATCTGGACGGACGAACCTCCGTAGTCACGGATCTCGCAGACGGCGAGCTCGAGGTAGTTGTCCCAGTCCCGGCCCGGGAGCACGAGCCGCGCGTCCCCGCCACGATCGGCCAGGACGTAACGTCCGGGCAGCCGCGTGTTGCCGACCGTGTGCAGGAACCACTCGATGTAGTTGATGACCTGCACCGCGGTCGTGGGGTCGTTCACCGCGGGAGAGAGGGCCCTGATCGCGACGTCGACGAGGACTCTGAGCGCGAAGGCGGGATCCTGTTCGATCGTACGCTCGGCTCCGAGGGCGACATGACGGTTCACCCGCTCCGGGTCGGGTCTGGACGTGCCCCCATGGACCTCCACCAGCACGGTTCCGGGCGGTACGAAGTCCCCGATCAGCCGGGTCACGACGAAGACGCACTCGTGGCGGGCCGCCTCCGCGATCAGACCGGGCACGTCGAAGGCCTGGATGGCTCCGCCGCGCACGGTACGGATCTGCAGCACCGGACCGTCGGACGGTACGGCTCCGTCTCCGCGGGGCGCGGCACCGCGGATCGCCGCGGCGCCGTCGGTGAAGACGGTCTCTCCCATGCGGGCGACCAGCTCCGCGATGGCCACCGGGCGGAGGCTGTGGGTGAACCGGTTGAGGTAGATGAGCAGGAGTACCAGACTGACGGCCACCGCCGCGCCGGCCAGGGTGACCCCGAGGTCGGGGACCGATGCGGATTCGACGCTCCGCAGCAGGGAGAAGGCGAACGCGAACGTCCCCGTGAAGGTCGCCAGAACCGCTTTCTGCAGCCGGTCCCGGTACCACAGGCGCATGTACCGGGGGGAGAGGGTTCCCGTGGCCTGCTGCACCACCAGCACGCCGATGGTGACGACGAAGCCGAGCAGCGCCACCATCGCGCCCACGATGGCGGTGAGCACGCCGCTCGCGGTCGTGGCGGAGTAGTGCCAGCCGCTCGGCGGCCAGTCCGCGCTGTCGACGGCGAGGGCGGCCTCGGCGAGCAGGGTGCCGACGACGAGACCGATGAGCGGCACGATCCACAGGCTGGCCTTGACGTACTGCCGCAACCTGAACCTGTCCGCCCAGGACGTCATGACACCCATGCCAAGGCCCTTCGCGGGAGGAGGAGGTGCGCTCGAGGCACGACCGACGCCGGGTTCCCTCGACGGGTTCCCTCCCTCTCACGGTAGGGCGATTCCCGGCCCCGCGCGCAGCGGACACGGAAGGCCGTGGACCCGCTTGCACCGGACGCGGACGCTGGACTGCGAAAGGACGGGCGTGGCAGTGGCATCCGCCAGACGGGGCACTTCGTCAGCGTCGCCGAACGCTCCAGGCACCATCGATTCAGCGACTCGGTAGCTTCGTGACCAGGTGCCCTCGCACACGGATGCCCTGAGGCGCCTGCGAGGCCGTTCGACGATGGTCCGAGGCGAGGAGAGCAGCGTGTCCCTACCTGTCACTGTGGGAGTGGACGGCTCTGAAGGAAGCACGGCGGCGGTGGACTGGGCGGCCGCCGAGGCGGAGCTGCGCGACGGTGGTCTACGGCTGGTGTACGCCACACGGTGGGCGGAGCATCAGCTGGGGGCGATGAAGGTGTCGCACCAGGACCGTGCCGGCGCGGCGGAGGGCGTGCTCGCCGTTACCGGGCGACACGTCGGTTCTCGGCATCCGGACCTCGCCCTGACCGCCGACGAGGTCGAGGACGCCCCCGTCAGCGTGTTGCTCGCCGCCGCCGCCGAGGCGGAGCTGCTCGTCGTGGGCTCTCACGGGTTGGGTAGCGTCCGCGGTTTCATCATCGGTTCCGTGGGACAGGAGGTCGTCGCCGAAGCAGAGCGCCCGGTGGTTCTCGTTCGCCCCGGAAGCGAGCAGGACGGCTCCGCCGCGCCCGCGGGCAACAGCCGCCGGAAGGTGGTCCTGGGCCTGGATGTGAACGAGGTCAAGGACGAGGTACTGCACTTCGCGTTCGATTTCGCCGGGCGGCACCACGTCCCGCTGGAGATCGTGCACACGTCGCATGACTCGTTCGTCCACCACTCCGGCGCCGCCGCCGAGGAGGAGAGGGCGTCAGCGCTCGCCAACGCGGTTCGACCCTTCCGGGACCAATTTCCGGCGACGGAGGTGGTGGAGGTGACGGCTTCGGGACGGGCGGCCGAGCATCTCGTCGAAGCCGCGTCGGACGCGCGCCTGCTGGTCGTCGGCCGGCGCAGGGCGGCCAGGGGCTCTCATATCGGATCCATCACCCACGCCGTCATCCACCACGCCTCCTGTCCTGTGGCCGTCGTGCCGCACACCTGACAGCCCGGGACACCGGTCATCCAGGGGACGGCACAACGTCCACGTTTCGCTGGCCCCGGGGCAGCGGAGCTGGAACTAGGCTCGTGACGTGGAACCGCCCCAGCGCCGCGCCGAAGGCGCGGGACCGTTCACCACCCGGCTCACCTGGCACCGCCCCGAAGGGGGGACGGTGGTATGGGAGTCGCGGCTCGCGCGCAAGCGGGGGGCCCTGTCCGTCCACGGCCCCGGGGGCACGGTCGCCACGCCCCCCACCGCCGACACCCAGGCCCTGGACCGACTTCGCAGGCTCAATTCCGTCGCGTCGGTGGCGTTCTTCCTCGGCGGAATCCTCTTCGCTCTCGGCGCCGGGGTCGCCCAGTTCGGCTCGGGCGACCCGGTCGAGAGCGCCTCGATCTACTTCGTGGGCGGGCTGTTCTTCAACACCGGGGGCTACACCTCGCTCTTGCAGGTCCTGAACGCGCCTCGTCACTCCCCAGGCAGCGGCGCACTGGCCACGGCCGGCTGGCGGTGGTGGGGGTACGAACCGATGCGTCTGGACTGGCTCAGCACGTTCGTGCTGTTCACCGGGACGCTCGTGTTCGGAGTCAACCTGCTCGACTCCTTCCTGCAGGGGCTCTCCGTCGAGCAGACCAACCGGCTGATCTGGACTCCCGACGTGATCGGATGCGTGCTCTTCCTGGTCTCGGGTCACCTTGCGTTCGCCGAGATCTGCCATCGCTCCCGCCCCTGCCTCCGCTCGCGCAGCCTCGGCTGGTGGGTGGTCGCGGTGAACCAGTTCGGGTCGATTCTCTTCATGGTCTCCGCCTTGGCCGCCTTCACCCGGGCCGCCACCCAGAGCCCGGTCAACGCCGACATCGCCAACTGGGGGACGTTGTGCGGTGCGCTTTGCTTCTCGTTCGGTGGTGCACTGCAGGCCTTCGAACGACCCTAGGTTCTGAGCCGCGGCCCTTCGGCGCGGGTGGTGACCGGCGTGCCCTTGCGGTCGATCCGGTCACCGAAGTGGCCGAAGATGACGCCACCGAGCTGTCGGACGTACAGCCCCGTCGCCCGCAGCCTTGTCCTCAGGCGGTGGGCAGCGGCCACCAGGCCGGTGGAGTGTCCCAGCCCAGTGCCCTCGGCAGGTCCGCCCCCATCACGTGTTCGAGCTCGTGCAGGCCGGCGAGGAACCAGAAGGCAGCCAGGGAGACGGGGACGCCGATGAGCGCGCTGAACACCAGGACCTTGCGAGGGGCGGTCCTTCCGGAACTGGGGCACGGAGGTCACGGTTCGGGATCCTCCGGTGCCGAGGAGGACCGGCGTCGCTCCAGGCCGATCCGGGCCGCTCCGACGATGACCTTCGCGATCACACCTACGAGGATGAGATCGGCCACCATCTGGCCCGTGGTCAGCACCCGAGCGGTCTGCGACACCGGCACGATGTCGCCGAAGCCGACGGTGGCGAAGACGGTCACCGTGAAGTAGAGAGCGTCGTTCCTGCTGAGCGGTTCGGAGAAGGAGGGTTCTCCGTGCCCTCGCGCGTAGAGGTAGTAGGTGGCCGAGAACAGCAGCAGAAACAGGGGGACCGCGGTGGACAGGGCTTCCACGGCGCGCAGCCGCGGGTACGGCGATCCGATGATGCTGACGGCTTGAAGGGCCAGCAGCGCGCCGATCGCCGTGATCCCCAGGACCAGCACGATGCCCGTGTGTTGGTCGAGGTCTCTGTCGAGGGGCAGCAGGAAGTAGGCCGTGGTGGCCGCCGTCACCACGACCGCCGAACGCAGGAGGGGCAGGAGCAGGCGAACGCGCCGGGGACGGATCCGGCGGCCCTGTTCGCCTTCCCGCGGTGCGCTCACGGGGACCGAGGCTCCTTCCCGGCGACGAACCCGGCCACGGCGAGCGTCGTTGGCACCGGCCAGGGCTGGGCTTCCATACGGATCTCCTGCAGAGCGGTCCGCGGGTGGCCGCGAGCGGCGGAGCGTCCGTCGCCCGTCCAGCAAAGGCGCTCTCGCCGGGTCTCGCGACCGGAGCGGCGCCGCATGTCCTCGTCCGGCGGCCGATGCGTCGTGGCGCCACCGAAGGACTTCGGCCCGATCGCGCTTGAGGATCTTGCCCGTGGCGTTGGTGGGCCGGACATCGAGGAATTCCGCCGGACGGGGTACCTGTGGCCCGCCGCGAGCTCGGCGAGAAGGGTGCCGAGGACGAGACCGATCATCGGCACGATGCACGGGCCGGCCCTGGCCCTCATCGACGCCGCGATCTCCCTGGACTCGATGCTCCAAGAGCCGCGGCGCGCCGGACCGTGGGCCGCGAGGCCCTCAGGGCGATGCGGTGGTCGTCGCGGGCCCGAGGAGGACGACGGTGTCACCCTCCTGCGGCACGGTCTCCCGTCTCTCCGTGACGGGATCCAGCCGGTGGTCGGCCCGCACCACGAAGAGCGTGTCGTACTCCTGCGGCAGCGGGGCGGCGGCCGGCTGCACCACGAACCGGGCACCCCGTCCGTAGCGTTCCGCGAGGACGTGCCGGACCAGGGAGCGGCCGAAGAGGATGTCGCCGCCGGTGTAGGGAGCGACCACGCCGTGGCTGTCGTGCGGTGGCCCCACCCGGTAGACGGGACCCTCGACGTTGTCCTGCATCACGATCGAGGCGAGCGCGTTGAAGTCGTCGTCGTCGGTGGCCAGGAAGACGGCCGTCACGCCCTCCAGACGAGCCCCGGGGTTGATGGCCGTGGCCAGCAGATCGCCCTTGGCGAGGTCGAGGCCCGCCTGTTTGATCTCCTCGCGTTCTTCGTCGACTCCCGCCCACATCAGCACGTCGAGGCCGGCGGATCTCAGGGCCCTGCCCAGGTCGACCACCCACGGCTCGCCACCCACCAGGAGGACGCGCGTGCCCTCCGCTCTGACGACGCCCAGACGTCTGGCCACCGGGGCCGCCGTCAGCGCGTACAGCAGAACGGTTCCCACGATCACCAGGAAGGTGATGGGAAGGATCTCCGCGGCCCCGGCGACCCCCCGCTGTACCAGGCCGGCGGAGAAGGCCGAGGCCGTCGCTGCCGCGACGATGCCGCGTGGGTCCATCCACCCGACGAAGGCGCGCTCCCCCCGTGAAAGGTCCGTGCGCGCCGCGGCGCCGAAGGCCACGATCGGCCGGACGACCAGGACGAGGATCGCGATCAGTCCGAGCCCGGGGAGGAGTACCGGCACCAGGGACGCCGGGGACACGGTGGAGGAGATGGAGATGAACAGCAGTCCGATGATCAGCTGGACCAGGGTCTCCAGGAAGGGCCGGCGCGAGGGCATGTCGAAGCCGCGGATGTTGGAGACGGCCAGTCCCGCCAGGATGGCGGCGATGAGCCCGGTGTCGTCCCGCACGACGTCACAGCCCGCCGAGATGCCGATCACGATGGCGAGCTGTGCCAGCGTTCCGAGGGTCTCGCCGAGTCGCAGGGTGCGCAGGGTGAACCACAGCAGCGCGGTTCCCACGACTCCGCCCACCATCCCGACGGCGAGGCTGAGTGCGAACTGACCCAGCTGGTAACCCCGACCGATGTCGACGTGGTGTGACGAGGCGACCGCGTGGAAGGTGAGGGCGCCGAGGATGGCGCCGATCGGGTCGGTCAGCGTCCCCTCCCAGATCAGGATGCGCCGTACCTTGTCGCTCGGCCGCACGAAGTCGAGGATCGGCCCCACGACCGTGGGCCCGGAGACGACGAGGATCATGCCGAGCATCGCGGCCACGCGCAGGGGCATGTCGAACATCGCCGGTGCCACCGCGCTGGTGACGAAGAAGGTGAGCAGCACGCCGTACACGAGCAGCCTGACCACGATCCCTCGGGTGTGGTGGGCCAGCTTGCGCAGGTCGAGTCCCAGACCGGCGTCGTAGAGGATCACCGCGACGGACAGCGACACGAGGGCGGAGAAGTCCGGACCCAGGAGTCTGTCCGGGTGGATGACGTCGGTGATCGCGCCGGCGGCGAATCCGACGGGAAGCAGGATGATCAGGGCCGGGACGCGCAGCTTGCTGGCCAGGATCTGCGATCCGGTGGCGAGCACCACCGTCAGGGCGAGTCCGAGAAGGATCTCGTCGTCGGTCACAGCGGCTTCCTTCCTCGGAGTCCGGACGTGAGGGGCGTCCAGGACGCGTGCGAACGGGCGATCAGAGGTCGGGTGCCGCGTCGTCACCCGTGGTGCCGCTCCCCTTGCGCAGCTCGGCGTCGGTGAGCTCTTCGAGCTCACCGTGGGTGTCGAGCCAGTAGAGGAGGACCACGGCTGGTACGACGAGCAGCAGGGCCACCAGGGTGACGATCGCCAGCCACGTCA includes the following:
- a CDS encoding universal stress protein — translated: MVRGEESSVSLPVTVGVDGSEGSTAAVDWAAAEAELRDGGLRLVYATRWAEHQLGAMKVSHQDRAGAAEGVLAVTGRHVGSRHPDLALTADEVEDAPVSVLLAAAAEAELLVVGSHGLGSVRGFIIGSVGQEVVAEAERPVVLVRPGSEQDGSAAPAGNSRRKVVLGLDVNEVKDEVLHFAFDFAGRHHVPLEIVHTSHDSFVHHSGAAAEEERASALANAVRPFRDQFPATEVVEVTASGRAAEHLVEAASDARLLVVGRRRAARGSHIGSITHAVIHHASCPVAVVPHT
- a CDS encoding acyl-CoA-like ligand-binding transcription factor, whose protein sequence is MEIKAATELDLLEHRMFEATPELQALRSIHYSDAVRAGTASIARDIGAAPDDAGPALAAAAIVAVITQAYAPAENQDAEQALRTGFVFLEAGIASLAQPSKP
- a CDS encoding cation:proton antiporter, yielding MTDDEILLGLALTVVLATGSQILASKLRVPALIILLPVGFAAGAITDVIHPDRLLGPDFSALVSLSVAVILYDAGLGLDLRKLAHHTRGIVVRLLVYGVLLTFFVTSAVAPAMFDMPLRVAAMLGMILVVSGPTVVGPILDFVRPSDKVRRILIWEGTLTDPIGAILGALTFHAVASSHHVDIGRGYQLGQFALSLAVGMVGGVVGTALLWFTLRTLRLGETLGTLAQLAIVIGISAGCDVVRDDTGLIAAILAGLAVSNIRGFDMPSRRPFLETLVQLIIGLLFISISSTVSPASLVPVLLPGLGLIAILVLVVRPIVAFGAAARTDLSRGERAFVGWMDPRGIVAAATASAFSAGLVQRGVAGAAEILPITFLVIVGTVLLYALTAAPVARRLGVVRAEGTRVLLVGGEPWVVDLGRALRSAGLDVLMWAGVDEEREEIKQAGLDLAKGDLLATAINPGARLEGVTAVFLATDDDDFNALASIVMQDNVEGPVYRVGPPHDSHGVVAPYTGGDILFGRSLVRHVLAERYGRGARFVVQPAAAPLPQEYDTLFVVRADHRLDPVTERRETVPQEGDTVVLLGPATTTASP
- a CDS encoding potassium channel family protein; its protein translation is MSAPREGEQGRRIRPRRVRLLLPLLRSAVVVTAATTAYFLLPLDRDLDQHTGIVLVLGITAIGALLALQAVSIIGSPYPRLRAVEALSTAVPLFLLLFSATYYLYARGHGEPSFSEPLSRNDALYFTVTVFATVGFGDIVPVSQTARVLTTGQMVADLILVGVIAKVIVGAARIGLERRRSSSAPEDPEP
- a CDS encoding DUF2254 domain-containing protein, which gives rise to MGVMTSWADRFRLRQYVKASLWIVPLIGLVVGTLLAEAALAVDSADWPPSGWHYSATTASGVLTAIVGAMVALLGFVVTIGVLVVQQATGTLSPRYMRLWYRDRLQKAVLATFTGTFAFAFSLLRSVESASVPDLGVTLAGAAVAVSLVLLLIYLNRFTHSLRPVAIAELVARMGETVFTDGAAAIRGAAPRGDGAVPSDGPVLQIRTVRGGAIQAFDVPGLIAEAARHECVFVVTRLIGDFVPPGTVLVEVHGGTSRPDPERVNRHVALGAERTIEQDPAFALRVLVDVAIRALSPAVNDPTTAVQVINYIEWFLHTVGNTRLPGRYVLADRGGDARLVLPGRDWDNYLELAVCEIRDYGGSSVQICRRLRAMLDGLLDALPPSQHPAVRAQLLLLQEAIEREFTDSARRAVAEQADHQGIGGNHPAVTGRRTIPGPPG